A window of Ptychodera flava strain L36383 chromosome 1, AS_Pfla_20210202, whole genome shotgun sequence contains these coding sequences:
- the LOC139116622 gene encoding uridine 5'-monophosphate synthase-like, with product MRTLEDLILQLFQIQAVKFGSFTLKSGIQSPVYFDLRVIVSYPGLMNEVAEFLWDTVAKTDAEFQRICGVPYTALPLATLMSAKHNVPMLIRRKEAKDYGTKKMIEGSFENGEKCLVVEDVVTSGSSVMETVQSLAGVGINVTDAVVLLDRQQGGKQRLEQKGIKLHCVSGMSDILKILEKHNKLDSNTVEKVHQFIADNTFQIDVTEDQEEKGSKQTLRYHDRAALCSHPVAKQLLNIMESKQTNLCFSADVTKCEEVLQLADLIGENICILKTHVDILEDFHEGFIKLLQQLAEKHNFLIFEDRKFADIGNTVKHQYSNGIYKISEWADITNAHTVPGDGVVRGLKEIGLPKERGCLLVAEMSPQGNLATGSYTKASIKMAEDNADYVMGFICTSRLTKDPRFIHMTPGVQLSSGSDSLGQQYLTPEEVITKRGNDIIIVGRGIYKADDPCMAAKTYQEAGYQAYLKQSVDFTI from the exons ATGCGGACCTTAGAAGATTTAATCCTGCAGCTCTTCCAAATCCAAGCAGTGAAGTTTGGATCTTTTACTCTGAAGAGTGGTATACAATCTCCCGTCTATTTTGACCTTCGCGTTATCGTTTCATATCCTGGCTTAATG AATGAAGTTGCTGAGTTTCTATGGGATACTGTTGCAAAAACAGATGCTGAATTTCAAAGAATATGTGGAGTGCCATACACTGCGTTGCCATTGGCAACCCTGATGTCTGCAAAGCATAATGTCCCAATGTTGATAAGACGGAAAGAAGCAAAAGACTATGGGACAAAGAAAATGATTGAAggtagttttgaaaatggtgaaaagtGTTTAGTTGTCGAAGATGTTGTCACTAGTGGATCAAGTGTTATGGAAACTGTACAG TCTCTGGCCGGAGTTGGTATCAATGTGACAGATGCGGTTGTTTTGTTGGATCGACAACAAGGTGGTAAGCAGAGACTTGAACAAAAAGGAATCAAATTACACTG tgtCAGCGGCATGTCAGACATCCTGAAAATATTGGAGAAACACAACAAGCTAGATAGTAATACTGTTGAAAAAGTTCATCAGTTCATTGCAGACAATACATTCCAAATTGATGTCACTGAAGATCAAGAAGAGAAAGGCAGTAAACAG ACTTTACGTTATCATGACAGGGCTGCACTATGTTCTCATCCGGTTGCCAAGCAACTGTTGAATATAATGGAGAGCAAACAAACCAACCTGTGTTTTTCTGCAGATGTTACAAAGTGTGAAGAAGTACTGCAG CTGGCAGACCTTATTggtgaaaatatttgtattcttaAAACCCACGTTGATATTTTGGAAGATTTTCATGAAGGCTTTATCAAATTGCTTCAGCAATTGGCAGAGAAACACaactttctgatttttgaagATAG AAAGTTTGCAGACATCGGCAACACCGTCAAACACCAGTACAGTAATGGTATATACAAGATAAGTGAATGGGCTGATATCACTAACGCACACACAGTACCAGGTGATGGAGTTGTTCGAGGACTTAAAGAAATTGGTCTTCCAAAGGAAAGAGGATGTTTACTGGTTGCAGAAATGAGTCCACAGGGAAACTTGGCGACAGGAAGTTATACAAAAG CCTCcatcaaaatggctgaagataATGCTGACTATGTCATGGGATTTATCTGTACATCTCGACTTACAAAGGATCCAAGATTCATACATATGACACCAG GTGTTCAATTATCAAGTGGAAGTGACTCCCTAGGTCAGCAGTATTTAACTCCAGAAGAAGTCATAACAAAAAGAGGAAATGACATCATTATAGTTGGCAGAGGAATTTATAAG GCGGATGATCCATGTATGGCTGCTAAAACTTACCAAGAAGCTGGATACCAAGCCTACTTGAAGCAAAGTGTGGATTTTACAATCTAG
- the LOC139118221 gene encoding CD9 antigen-like, with protein MAVEGSCMKFIKYSLFVFNLVFWFAGLFILALGLWLRFDVDAAKYIDQLNSIESNTAQQYYNGTYILISAGVLVTVVGFCGCCGAIQERKCLLVMFFISLLLIFSLQVTAGIWGYINIVQLETLIEDETQRTVKEKYPIDKATRLAMDYVQQKLRCCGADDYRDWQKSSQDIPKSCYCTDQCDQLVLEGGIYRKGCTLAVFSFLERNLYIIGGVSIGVGLIQILGMIFSVLLCCNIRKADSEASYI; from the exons ATGGCGGTGGAAGGCAGTTGCATGAAATTTATAAAATACAGTCTTTTTGTGTTTAATCTGGTCTTTTGG TTTGCAGGTTTATTTATCCTTGCACTCGGTTTGTGGCTTCGTTTTGATGTTGACGCGGCCAAATACATCGACCAACTGAACTCCATAGAATCAAACACAGCTCAACAATACTACAATGGAACGTACATTCTAATATCGGCAGGGGTACTGGTAACTGTTGTGGGCTTCTGTGGTTGTTGTGGTGCTATACAAGAACGTAAATGTTTGTTAGTTATG ttttttatcaGTTTACTGCTGATATTTTCCTTGCAAGTGACAGCTGGTATCTGGGGTTACATCAATATCGTTCAGTTAGAAACGTTGATAGAAGATGAAACTCAACGGACCGTTAAAGAGAAATATCCTATCGACAAAGCAACGCGATTGGCCATGGACTACGTACAACAAAAG TTGCGATGTTGTGGCGCTGATGATTACCGTGATTGGCAGAAATCATCACAAGACATACCAAAGTCTTGCTACTGTACAGATCAGTGTGATCAACTTGTCTTAGAAGGGGGAATTTATCGAAAA GGTTGTACGTTAGCAGTATTTTCATTTCTGGAACGTAACCTTTACATCATCGGTGGTGTTAGCATTGGGGTTGGACTAATACAG ATACTTGGAATGATTTTCTCAGTTTTGTTGTGCTGTAATATCCGCAAGGCAGACAGTGAAGCATCATATATTTAA